The Glycine soja cultivar W05 chromosome 6, ASM419377v2, whole genome shotgun sequence genome has a window encoding:
- the LOC114417045 gene encoding protein NDR1-like has protein sequence MPSISISHTPSQKTNPLFLVSSSSSSSSSSSSSSSPVTCMHACMAQERNTNCCRCCFGTLLSLGLTAAFLWLTLRTSPPKCTLQSLYLPSFTSPHHKNDTLFFNLSLQNDNKDKSIKYGAVLFTFAIFLDNITTRPLANATLEPFYQGRSKTARKWGSARVPRDGRAIATANRSADATVRNNGKVFVRVEFRTRVRYKIWTLFYVKRQRLVGGANVEVNASSGEKVEPKGIRLGEMPPRLGSQAAKARSCYVAFLGVLVTGLFLTAFT, from the coding sequence ATGCCATCTATCTCAATATCTCACACCCCTTCCCAAAAAACCAACCCTCTCTTTctagtttcttcttcttcttcttcttcttcttcttcttcttcttcttcttcaccagtcacgtgcatgcatgcatgcatggcaCAAGAACGCAACACCAACTGCTGCAGGTGCTGTTTCGGCACCCTCCTCTCCCTTGGCCTCACCGCGGCCTTCCTCTGGCTCACCCTCCGCACCTCTCCCCCCAAATGCACCCTCCAATCCCTCTACCTCCCTTCCTTCACCTCCCCCCACCACAAAAACGACACCCTCTTCTTCAACCTCTCCCTCCAAAACGACAACAAGGACAAATCCATCAAATATGGTGCTGTCCTTTTCACCTTCGCGATCTTCCTCGATAATATCACCACGCGGCCCCTCGCGAATGCGACCCTGGAGCCCTTCTACCAGGGCCGCAGCAAGACCGCGCGCAAGTGGGGCTCCGCCAGAGTCCCACGCGACGGCAGAGCGATAGCGACAGCGAATCGCTCTGCCGACGCCACGGTGAGGAATAACGGGAAGGTGTTCGTGCGCGTGGAGTTTAGGACTAGGGTGAGGTATAAGATATGGACGCTGTTTTATGTTAAACGGCAGCGTTTGGTTGGTGGGGCGAATGTGGAGGTGAATGCTAGCTCCGGGGAGAAGGTCGAGCCTAAGGGGATTAGGCTTGGGGAAATGCCGCCTAGGCTCGGGTCCCAAGCTGCCAAGGCTCGGAGTTGCTATGTGGCGTTTCTCGGAGTTTTGGTTACTGGATTGTTTCTCACTGCGTTTACTTGA